The following proteins come from a genomic window of Daphnia carinata strain CSIRO-1 chromosome 8, CSIRO_AGI_Dcar_HiC_V3, whole genome shotgun sequence:
- the LOC130704003 gene encoding uncharacterized protein LOC130704003 has product MWKGNHKWHVVMLVQLLLFLHGVEMQQQQPQQQQPKPKFQQQQQRQSEPERKPQVYWATSMDNNRRFQQANEWDVVAQHNNVDRQWPAPAQAPNPLPAPTSVAPTTITPPPAPVYVPPPAPVYAPPPAPVYAPPPAPVYAPPPAPVYVPPPTPSPYQPYMPPAPPAYPEPAPPAYPEPAPPAYPEPAPPAYNFAPAPAYDPPAPSYGPAPSPPGPYYYYVPVKESKEKGPSIKDMLEKDKEALFALLPDNNKHLTNEQKIWLSILTPLIVVALVIPLAAILFSGFTITTNGRKFGELNITDMKKNILDIAEGYGSVLETEECMQRIICDLGSYAKSIPGKSYVLTFLSALVPDTMQNNMAIFQKAATYGADKAQCTSFKCSAWKY; this is encoded by the exons ATGTGGAAGGGTAATCACAAATGGCACGTAGTGATGTTGGTGCAACTGCTGTTGTTTCTCCACGGAGTCGAgatgcaacagcaacagccacagcaacagcaaccCAAACCGAAAttccagcagcaacagcaacgaCAGAGCGAACCCGAACGGAAACCGCAGGTCTATTGGGCCACGAGTATGGACAACAATAGACGATTCCAGCAGGCAAATGAATGGGATGTAGTTGCTCAACACAATAACGTTGATCGGCAATGGCCGGCTCCAGCGCAAGCTCCTAATCCCCTTCCAGCTCCTACTTCAGTTGCACCTACAACAATTACGCCACCACCTGCGCCAGTATATGTTCCTCCGCCAGCGCCGGTGTATGCTCCTCCGCCAGCGCCGGTATACGCTCCTCCGCCAGCGCCGGTATACGCTCCTCCGCCAGCGCCAGTTTACGTTCCTCCACCTACGCCATCACCTTATCAGCCTTACATGCCCCCCGCCCCTCCAGCCTATCCTGAACCTGCTCCTCCAGCTTACCCCGAACCAGCTCCTCCGGCATATCCTGAACCAGCTCCTCCAGCCTACAACTTTGCCCCAGCGCCGGCCTACGATCCACCGGCGCCTTCTTATGGTCCTGCTCCAAGTCCACCAGGGCCGTATTACTACTATGTCCCAGTTAaagagagcaaagaaaaaggaccGTCTATCAAAGATATGCTTGAAAAGGATAAAGAAGCACTGTTTGCTTTGTTGCCTGATAATAACAAGCATCTAAccaatgaacaaaaaatttggcTGTCGATACTTACGCCACTGATTGTAGTTGCTCTGGTCATCCCGTTGGCAGCTATTCTCTTCTCGg GATTCACCATCACAACTAACGGACGCAAGTTTGGTGAATTGAATATAACCGATATGAAGAAGAATATCTTAGATATTGCGGAAGGCTATGGTTCCGTCCTGGAAACAGAAGAATGCATGCAGCGCATCATTTGCGATCTTGGATCCTACGCAAAATCAATTCCAGGAAAATCTTATGTTCTTAC GTTCTTGTCGGCGCTTGTGCCAGATACGATGCAGAACAATATGGCCATTTTCCAAAAAGCAGCAACTTACGGCGCTGACAAAGCGCAATGTACCAGTTTCAAATGTTCGGCGTGGAAGTACTAA
- the LOC130704017 gene encoding mitochondrial import inner membrane translocase subunit Tim23-like, protein MDSRQNDFNSSVYSNRNLAPLSPYLNFDPSYLKSSQPEFIFPEGASRNRGRFELAFSTIGGMCMAGGAIGGVSGLLQGIRDTSAAGHTGKLRRTQLINYVMKQGASSANTLGVVAVMYSAFGVGLSKLRDAEDEFNTLAAASATGLLYKSTSGLKSCLKGGASGLALALVYCAFTSREKITNWTSS, encoded by the exons atggattcAAGACAGAATGATTTTAATTCATCAG TGTATTCTAACAGAAATTTGGCTCCACTTTCTCCGTATCTGAATTTTGACCCATCGTACTTGAAAAGCAGCCAACCGGAATTTATCTTCCCCGAAGGAGCTAGTCGAAATAGAGGACGATTTGAATTAGCATTTTCTACTATTGGTGGAATGTGTATGGCTGGTGGAGCTATTGGAGGTGTCTCAGGGCTTTTACAGGGAATTAGAGACACTTCTGCTGCTGGTCACACAGGAAAGCTTCGCAGGACCCA attgaTTAATTATGTAATGAAGCAGGGAGCTAGTTCAGCCAATACTCTTGGAGTGGTTGCTGTTATGTACAGTGCATTTGGAGTGGGCCTATCTAAGTTAAGAGATGCAGAAGATGAATTTAATACATTAGCAGCTGCTTCAGCTACAGGTTTATTATACAAGTCAACTTCAGGCCTGAAGAGCTGTTTGAAAGGTGGAGCAAGTGGTCTAGCTCTTGCGTTGGTGTATTGTGCATTCACATCCAGAGAAAAAATCACTAACTGGACTAGCAGTtaa
- the LOC130704012 gene encoding phospholipase A2-like, whose translation MKLIVVLSLLKITFATTSNWTNSDELLIFDGNPYGRRAVLVRGDPNEPCHIYGQKNQIQFIENLPDRPTIRMINQQEWSAVLDECQRQLLAANPTSNPVDIHFIYPGTKWCGPGNVANAFDDLGTHVATDTCCRDHDNCGDKMNPGACKNGLCNNSIFTKSNCHCDDQLRHCLLNSNDEASFPVGLIYFNVAAITCYQQTPDCSNQESRRRHRKYFRNLDENEDPESGWCFVRPQPFRKSRNENRSL comes from the exons ATGAAGCTCATAGTGGTCTTATCGCTTTTAAAAATCACCTTTGCAACCACTTCAAACTGGACGAATTCCGATGAGCTATTGATTTTTGACGGAAATCCTTACGGCAGACGGGCTGTGCTGGTCAGAGGCGATCCTAACGAGCCATGTCACATCTACGGTCAAAA GAACCAGATTCAATTTATCGAAAACCTTCCGGATCGGCCAACTATCCGGATGATTAATCAACAGGAATGGTCGGCAGTTCTCGACGAATGCCAGAGGCAACTTCTGGCTGCTAATCCAACATCAAATCCTGTTGACATACATTTCATCTATCCAG GCACCAAATGGTGTGGACCAGGAAATGTTGCCAATGCTTTCGACGACCTAGGGACTCATGTAGCTACTGACACGTGCTGTCGTGATCACGACAACTGTGGCGACAAAATGAACCCCGGAGCTTGTAAAAATGGGTTGTGCAACAACTCGATCTTCACCAA ATCCAATTGCCACTGCGATGACCAGCTACGTCATTGCTTGCTGAACTCGAATGACGAAGCAAGTTTTCCGGTGGGCTTAATTTATTTCAACGTTGCGGCCATCACCTGCTACCAGCAAACTCCTGATTGTTCAAACCAAGAATCAAG GCGGCGACACCGCAAATATTTTCGAAACTTGGATGAGAATGAGGATCCAGAAAGTGGGTGGTGCTTTGTTCGTCCTCAGCCATTCAGAAAATCGAGGAACGAGAATCGCTCCCTTTGA
- the LOC130704009 gene encoding uncharacterized protein LOC130704009 — protein MGVIKRSKFLHISPLETGPVLPENDSLPDLAPPENPTPAETLTQQTQHQLPPVRASRPTSCFPKHLVGKSRPSRKSDNGQEKFPKGQKKRRRYENNKFLLNLAESDEDKRAEPGFTEPHSVFTILLQEPEKMGAWNSFLNLSEDDQLAIIANNEIFAYFNNEPILDQVPLAAVEKIVSYRERRRNMTAEEAFCTLCPKLKSIFTKRHFPMGMLAQLENEVLDFFMDAPQGTCIIERQCSFDRLMLHAVTRFNFLCSQSFTSETNRRMTHIRNICPDFIPPPISLSEYIRKKRC, from the exons ATGGGTGTAATTAAACGCTCAAAGTTCCTTCACATATCGCCTTTAGAGACTGGACCAGT tttacctgaaaatgATTCGCTGCCAGATTTGGCACCGCCAGAGAATCCCACACCTGCTGAAACTCTAACCCAACAAACTCAACATCAGCTTCCACCAGTCAGGGCTTCCAGACCAACATCGTGTTTTCCTAAACATTTGGTGGGAAAAAGCCGTCCCAGTCGCAAATCAGATAATGGACAAGAGAAGTTTCCAAAAggacagaaaaagagaagacgtTATGAAAACA ATAAATTCTTGCTCAACTTGGCTGAGTCGGATGAAGACAAAAGGGCTGAACCAGGGTTTACTGAACCTCACTCAGTATTTACCATTTTACTGCAGGAGCCAGAAAAAATGGGGGCctggaattcttttttaaaccttAGCGAAGATGATCAGTTGGCAATTATTGCCAATAATGAAATATTTGCTTATTTCAACAATGAGCCCATCCTGGATCAGGTGCCGTTGGCCGCCGTCGAAAAGATTGTCAGCTACCGTGAAAGACGCAGAAACATGACTGCTGAAGAGGCCTTCTGTACTTTGTGTCCTAAATTGAAATCTATTTTCACTAAACGTCATTTCCCTATG GGAATGTTAGCACAATTGGAGAATGAAGTTCTTGATTTTTTCATGGACGCTCCTCAAGGAACATGCATTATCGAAAGGCAGTGCAGTTTTGATCGACTCATGCTCCACGCTGTTACGCGGTTCAACTTCCTCTGTTCGCAAA GTTTTACATCTGAAACCAATCGTCGAATGACACATATTCGGAATATTTGTCCGGATTTCATCCCACCTCCCATTTCCCTATCCGAGTACATCCGAAAGAAGCGCTGCTAG
- the LOC130704004 gene encoding all trans-polyprenyl-diphosphate synthase PDSS2-like, translated as MQITSKGNIHLIELYLLLKKKEDMVPRSCLIRWKALHLGSRIHPAVSFSRSLFASTQVHQTSWVQAVSNAEKVVGFPTSLLSLRSVANDEISNIAVYLKKLIGTGHPLIATAKNLVYSKDKTHQTRGLLVLLMSKAAKKESGQDILPQQRTLAEITELVYTAHVIHGGVINLNTPNANLEMGNKMAVLCGDFFLAHSCVQLATIQNLKIVELIAQAITDYSTSEFIDVVANENDSALDRWNQQTKLRYGSLISHACQATLILGNNAELAEAGKSFGMEIALAWQANIEIQTYQSSENRADHVLSKLFPETSFVEVVSNFQAVRDKHVDATLKILTAFPQNDATIALGNIVRALKY; from the exons ATGCAAATTACGAGTAAAG GAAATATCCACCTGATAGAGCTGTaccttttattaaaaaaaaaagaagacatgGTACCCAGAAGTTGTTTGATTCGCTGGAAAGCACTTCATCTGGGTTCCCGTATTCACCCTGCAGTTAGCTTCTCCAGAAGTTTATTTGCAAGTACCCAAGTGCATCAAACAAGTTGGGTACAAGCCGTTTCAAATGCAGAAAAAGTAGTGGGCTTTCCTACATCCCTCCTTAGTCTGCGAAGCGTTGCAAACGATGAAATTTCTAATATTGCGGTATACTTAAAAAAGCTTATTGGGACCGGACATCCACTCATTGCCACTGCCAA AAATTTGGTGTATTCCAAAGATAAGACCCATCAAACCAGAGGCTTGTTGGTTTTGCTTATGTCAAAGGCAGCAAAAAAGGAGTCTGGTCAAGACATTTTGCCTCAACAAAGAACCCTTGCAGAAATCACAGAATTGGTCTATACAGCTCATGTAATTCACGGTGGAGTAATAAATCTTAACACACCAAATGCTAACCTAGAGATGGGTAACAAAATGGCAGTTTTATGTGGCGACTTCTTTCTAGCCCATTCTTGTGTGCAGTTAGCAACCATACAAAATCTGaag ATTGTAGAGCTGATTGCACAGGCAATAACAGACTATAGTACTTCTGAATTCATAGATGTagttgcaaatgaaaatgattctgCATTGGATAGGTGGAATCAGCAAACGAAATTAAG atatgGTTCTCTAATATCCCATGCTTGCCAGGCAACACTCATTCTCGGAAATAACGCAGAACTCGCCGAAGCTGGAAAATCTTTTGGTATGGAGATCGCATTAGCTTGGCAG GCGAACATTGAAATCCAGACCTACCAAAGCAGTGAAAATAGAGCTGATCATGTTCTGTCCAAGTTGTTTCcggaaacttcatttgtagaGGTTGTATCAAATTTTCAAGCTGTACGTGATAAGCACGTCGATGCaacattgaaaatattgacCGCATTTCCGCAGAATGATGCCACCATTGCCCTGGGTAATATTGTAAGGGCACTCAAGTATTGA
- the LOC130704010 gene encoding phospholipase A2 hemilipin-like, which translates to MICLLFLVLLQAILAIAGNLTTTGELLIFDEHPRSRRAVLVNSDPNEPCRIYGHNNPIQVIENLPDGPTLRTINQQEWLAVATECQQRLLSLNQKPTGPSNQLDFIFPGTRWCGTGDVASNFDDLGPHVATDMCCRDHDFCQDTMKPGTCKYGLCNTSVFTKSHCDCDDRFRQCLLNAANDPASIPVGFLYFDVGAISCYRQTPDCVNKVFREPIELTRRRKRQYQARQTNSQYGWCFIPPQPFKKSVMFRRSQTDGIFRHVISSMSDVTIRVKQVAGPSLSVRAGK; encoded by the exons ATGATATGCCTCCTGTTTTTGGTTCTTCTACAAGCAATTCTTGCAATTGCTGGAAATTTAACAACCACAGGCGAACTCCTGATATTCGATGAGCATCCTCGCAGCAGACGAGCCGTACTCGTGAACAGTGATCCAAACGAACCCTGTCGAATCTACGGTCACAA TAACCCCATTCAGGTTATTGAAAATCTTCCAGATGGCCCAACTCTACGAACGATCAATCAACAGGAATGGTTGGCAGTCGCCACCGAATGCCAACAACGCTTGCTATCTCTGAACCAGAAACCGACTGGACCAAGCAACCAGCTGGATTTCATTTTCCCAG GTACCAGATGGTGCGGGACCGGAGACGTTGCCAGTAACTTTGACGACCTAGGTCCACACGTCGCCACCGACATGTGCTGTCGTGATCACGATTTTTGTCAAGACACTATGAAGCCTGGAACTTGCAAATATGGTTTATGTAACACTTCTGTCTTCACCAA ATCACACTGCGACTGCGACGACCGATTTCGCCAATGCTTGCTCAATGCAGCGAATGACCCGGCCAGCATTCCTGTGGGTTTCCTCTACTTCGACGTAGGTGCTATTAGTTGCTATCGGCAAACCCCCGATTGCGTGAATAAAGTATTCAG GGAACCCATCGAGCTAACTAGGCGACGGAAACGGCAATATCAGGCAAGGCAAACAAATTCGCAATATGGGTGGTGTTTCATTCCGCCGCAGCCCTTTAAAAAATCAGTGATGTTCCGGCGGAGCCAGACCGATGGGATCTTTCGGCATGTGATTTCCTCGATGAGCGATGTCACAATAAGGGTAAAGCAAGTCGCTGGACCTTCATTGTCGGTACGTGCCGGAAAATGA